The Vibrio astriarenae genome contains a region encoding:
- the cysI gene encoding assimilatory sulfite reductase (NADPH) hemoprotein subunit, with protein sequence MSQQQEVLGEVLGPLSDNERLKKESHFLRGTIESDLSDQITGGFTADNFQLIRFHGMYQQDDRDIRNERAKQKLEPLHNVMLRARMPGGIIKPKQWLAIDKFATDHTLYGSIRLTTRQTFQFHGVLKPNIKLMHQTLNSIGIDSIATAGDVNRNVLCTTNPVESELHQEAYEWAKKISEHLLPKTRAYAEIWLDGEKVEGTQDEEPILGSNYLPRKFKTTVVIPPQNDVDVHANDLNFVAIAENGKLVGFNVLVGGGLAMTHGDTSTYPRKADDFGFVPLEKTLDVAAAVVTTQRDWGNRSNRKNAKTKYTLDRVGIDVFKAEVEKRAGIAFAQSRPYEFTERGDRIGWVEGIDGKFHLALFIENGRLLDYPGKPLKTGVAEIAKIHKGDFRMTANQNLIVAGVAKTQKAKIEKIARAHGLMDDGVSEQRKNSMACVAFPTCPLAMAEAERFLPEFVSQVEEILTSHGINKEESIILRVTGCPNGCGRAMLAEIGLVGKAPGRYNLHLGGNKAGTRVPKMYKENITDQQILQEIDSLVARWAAEREVGEAFGDFVIRAGIIEEVIVSKRDFHA encoded by the coding sequence ATGAGTCAGCAACAAGAAGTATTAGGTGAAGTGTTAGGCCCACTGTCTGATAACGAACGCCTCAAAAAAGAGAGTCACTTTCTACGTGGAACGATTGAGTCTGATTTGAGCGATCAGATCACCGGTGGCTTTACCGCGGATAACTTCCAGCTTATTCGTTTTCATGGCATGTACCAGCAAGATGATCGTGATATTCGCAATGAGCGAGCTAAGCAGAAACTAGAGCCTTTGCATAATGTCATGCTTCGAGCTCGAATGCCTGGCGGTATTATCAAACCGAAGCAGTGGTTGGCGATTGATAAGTTTGCAACAGACCATACTCTCTATGGCAGTATCCGACTGACAACGCGTCAGACCTTTCAGTTCCATGGAGTATTAAAGCCAAACATTAAACTGATGCACCAAACACTCAATAGCATTGGTATCGATTCGATTGCTACGGCGGGGGACGTTAACCGCAATGTGTTGTGTACAACCAACCCAGTGGAATCTGAATTGCATCAAGAGGCTTATGAATGGGCCAAAAAGATCAGTGAGCATCTACTACCTAAGACTCGTGCATATGCAGAGATCTGGCTTGATGGCGAAAAGGTAGAGGGTACACAGGATGAAGAACCTATTTTGGGTAGCAACTACTTACCACGTAAGTTCAAAACCACGGTTGTAATACCACCCCAGAACGATGTTGATGTTCATGCCAATGACCTCAACTTCGTTGCAATAGCCGAGAATGGCAAGTTAGTTGGGTTTAATGTCTTGGTGGGGGGCGGACTAGCAATGACGCATGGTGATACTTCGACCTACCCACGTAAAGCGGATGACTTTGGTTTTGTACCGTTAGAGAAAACCCTCGACGTTGCTGCCGCTGTCGTGACGACGCAGCGAGATTGGGGTAATCGCTCGAACCGCAAAAATGCCAAGACAAAATATACCCTCGACCGAGTAGGTATTGATGTATTTAAAGCTGAGGTAGAAAAACGCGCGGGTATTGCGTTTGCACAGAGTCGTCCTTATGAGTTCACTGAGCGAGGCGACCGCATCGGTTGGGTTGAAGGTATTGATGGAAAGTTCCATTTAGCCCTGTTTATTGAGAATGGACGTCTACTAGATTACCCAGGCAAACCCCTTAAGACTGGCGTAGCGGAAATCGCCAAAATTCATAAAGGCGATTTCCGAATGACCGCAAATCAAAACTTGATTGTGGCTGGCGTAGCTAAAACTCAGAAGGCGAAGATTGAGAAAATCGCGCGAGCGCATGGCCTCATGGACGATGGAGTTAGTGAGCAGCGTAAAAACTCAATGGCTTGTGTTGCGTTTCCAACCTGTCCGTTGGCAATGGCCGAAGCTGAACGATTTTTACCAGAGTTTGTTTCCCAGGTGGAAGAGATCTTAACCAGCCACGGTATCAATAAAGAAGAGAGCATCATTCTTCGAGTCACAGGCTGCCCTAATGGATGTGGTCGAGCCATGCTGGCGGAAATCGGACTGGTCGGGAAAGCACCGGGTCGTTACAACTTGCACTTGGGCGGTAATAAAGCCGGTACACGAGTGCCGAAGATGTACAAAGAGAACATCACTGATCAGCAAATCTTACAAGAGATTGACTCGCTGGTGGCTCGATGGGCTGCAGAGCGCGAAGTTGGTGAAGCGTTTGGTGATTTCGTGATTCGTGCGGGAATCATTGAAGAAGTCATCGTATCAAAGAGGGATTTTCATGCTTGA
- a CDS encoding phosphoadenylyl-sulfate reductase, with protein sequence MLDSVTSKLKLAELLSLTKTEQILRLAEINAELEQLTAQQRVEWALENLPGNHVVSSSFGIQAALMLHLMTQAKPDIPVILTDTGYLFSETYRFIDLLSERLTLNLKVYRSGQSPNWQEARYGKLWEQGIEGIEKYNKLNKVEPMRRALADLDTQTWFSGLRREQSESRSSLPILSIQNGVFKFLPVIDWSNKDVHYYLEEHNLPYHPLWDAGYLSVGDTHTTKKWEPGMSEEQTRFFGLKRECGLHEDDGEQYGSGI encoded by the coding sequence ATGCTTGATTCTGTCACTTCAAAATTGAAGTTAGCAGAACTACTCTCATTAACTAAGACGGAGCAAATACTCCGTCTTGCAGAAATCAATGCAGAGTTAGAACAGCTAACTGCGCAACAAAGAGTTGAATGGGCTCTGGAGAATCTACCGGGTAACCATGTAGTGTCATCCAGTTTCGGGATACAGGCTGCATTGATGTTGCATCTTATGACGCAAGCCAAGCCAGATATTCCGGTAATACTAACGGACACTGGATATCTATTCTCTGAAACTTATCGCTTTATCGATCTTCTAAGTGAGCGTTTGACACTTAACTTGAAAGTCTATCGATCAGGGCAAAGCCCTAATTGGCAAGAAGCCAGATATGGGAAACTTTGGGAACAAGGTATAGAGGGAATAGAAAAGTATAACAAACTGAATAAGGTCGAACCAATGCGAAGAGCGCTCGCTGACTTAGATACCCAGACTTGGTTTTCTGGCCTGAGAAGAGAGCAATCAGAGTCGAGATCGAGTTTGCCTATTCTATCTATTCAAAATGGAGTATTTAAGTTTCTCCCTGTAATTGATTGGAGTAATAAAGATGTGCACTACTATTTAGAAGAGCACAACCTGCCTTACCACCCATTATGGGATGCAGGGTATCTTTCGGTTGGTGATACTCATACTACGAAGAAGTGGGAACCTGGGATGTCTGAAGAGCAAACACGTTTCTTTGGCTTAAAAAGAGAGTGTGGCCTGCACGAAGACGATGGGGAACAGTACGGTTCAGGAATATAG
- the metH gene encoding methionine synthase codes for MGTNVRQQIEAQLKQKILLIDGGMGTMIQDHKLEESDYRGERFSDWHCDLKGNNDLLVLTQPELIKGIHNEYLEAGADILETNTFNATTIAMADYDMESLSEEINFAAATLAREAADEWTARTPDKPRYVAGVLGPTNRTCSISPDVNDPGYRNVTFDELVEAYSESTRALIRGGSDLILIETIFDTLNAKACAFAVDSVFEELGQSLPVMISGTITDASGRTLSGQTTEAFYNALRHVNPITFGLNCALGPDELRPYVEELSRISDTFVSTHPNAGLPNAFGEYDLSPEDMALHVKEWAESGFLNMIGGCCGTTPEHIRHMALAVEGVAPRPLPDIPKACRLSGLEPLTIEKETLFINVGERTNVTGSARFKRLIKEELYDEALEVARQQVENGAQIIDINMDEGMLDAEACMVRFLNLCASEPEISKVPIMVDSSKWEVIEAGLKCIQGKGIVNSISLKEGKEKFVEQAKLIRRYGAAVIVMAFDEVGQAETRERKLEICTNAYRILVDEVGFPAEDIIFDPNIFAVATGIEEHNNYAVDFIEAVADIKRDLPYAMISGGVSNVSFSFRGNNYVREAIHAVFLYHCFKNGMDMGIVNAGQLEIYDNVPEKLREAVEDVVLNRRDDGTERLLEIAEEYRTNAVGKEDDASALEWRTWPVEKRLEHALVKGITEFIVEDTEEARVNATKPLEVIEGPLMDGMNVVGDLFGEGKMFLPQVVKSARVMKQAVAHLEPYINAEKQAGSSNGKILLATVKGDVHDIGKNIVGVVLQCNNYEIIDLGVMVPCEKILKVAKEENVDIIGLSGLITPSLDEMVHVAKEMERLDFDLPLLIGGATTSKAHTAVKIEQNYKNPVVYVNNASRAVGVCTSLLSDELRPKFIEKLDADYERVREQHSRKKPRTKPVTLEQARANKVAIDWASYTPPQPAKPGIHVFDDVSVATLRQYIDWTPFFMTWSLVGKYPKILDHEEVGEEAKRLFADANEWLDRIEAEQLLKVRGMCGLFPAASVDDDIEVYTDESRTQVAKVLHNLRQQTEKPKGFNYCLSDYIAPKGSGKKDWIGGFAVTGGIGERELADEFKAQGDDYNAIMIQAVADRLAEAFAEYLHERVRKDIWGYSPQEQLSNEDLIRENYQGIRPAPGYPACPEHTEKGSLWDLLNVEETIGMSLTSSYAMWPGASVSGWYFSHPDSRYFAIAQIQPDQVASYADRKGWDQLEAEKWLGPNING; via the coding sequence GTGGGAACAAATGTAAGACAGCAGATCGAAGCACAACTGAAGCAGAAGATCTTGTTAATCGACGGCGGCATGGGCACTATGATTCAAGATCATAAGCTTGAAGAGAGTGACTATCGTGGCGAGCGCTTTTCTGATTGGCATTGTGATCTTAAAGGGAATAACGACCTGTTGGTTCTTACTCAGCCAGAGCTCATTAAAGGTATCCATAATGAGTACTTAGAAGCAGGGGCAGACATTCTTGAAACGAACACTTTCAATGCTACGACCATCGCTATGGCCGACTATGACATGGAGAGTCTAAGTGAAGAAATCAACTTCGCTGCCGCGACATTGGCGAGAGAAGCAGCAGATGAATGGACTGCGAGAACGCCCGATAAACCAAGATACGTCGCCGGTGTTTTAGGGCCAACTAACCGTACATGTTCAATTTCACCGGACGTTAATGACCCTGGCTATCGCAATGTCACTTTTGATGAGCTCGTTGAAGCTTACTCTGAATCAACTCGCGCTCTGATCCGAGGTGGTAGTGATCTTATCCTTATCGAAACCATCTTCGATACGCTGAACGCGAAAGCGTGTGCTTTTGCTGTAGATAGTGTTTTCGAAGAGCTAGGTCAATCACTACCAGTCATGATCTCGGGGACGATCACGGATGCCTCTGGCCGAACGCTTTCTGGACAAACAACGGAGGCATTTTATAACGCGCTTCGTCACGTCAATCCAATTACTTTTGGTCTCAACTGTGCCCTTGGCCCAGATGAGTTGCGACCATATGTAGAAGAGCTATCACGTATTTCGGATACGTTTGTCTCAACACACCCAAATGCGGGCTTACCAAATGCGTTTGGTGAGTACGATCTGTCGCCAGAAGATATGGCGCTTCATGTCAAAGAGTGGGCTGAGAGCGGCTTCTTAAATATGATAGGTGGTTGTTGTGGTACAACCCCTGAGCATATTCGTCACATGGCACTTGCCGTGGAAGGCGTTGCTCCTCGACCTTTACCGGATATTCCAAAAGCTTGTCGTCTATCTGGTCTTGAGCCTCTAACGATCGAAAAAGAAACTCTGTTTATTAATGTCGGTGAGCGAACCAATGTTACCGGCTCGGCACGATTTAAACGATTGATCAAAGAAGAGCTTTACGATGAAGCACTTGAGGTCGCAAGACAGCAGGTCGAGAATGGTGCCCAAATCATCGACATCAACATGGATGAGGGGATGTTGGATGCTGAGGCTTGTATGGTCAGATTCCTCAACCTTTGTGCATCTGAGCCTGAGATTTCTAAAGTACCCATTATGGTCGACTCCTCTAAGTGGGAAGTCATAGAGGCGGGTCTTAAGTGTATTCAAGGTAAAGGCATCGTAAACTCTATCTCTCTTAAAGAGGGTAAAGAGAAGTTTGTAGAGCAAGCGAAACTGATTCGACGCTATGGCGCAGCTGTTATTGTGATGGCCTTTGATGAAGTTGGTCAGGCGGAAACGCGTGAGCGCAAATTGGAAATTTGTACCAATGCTTACCGTATCTTGGTGGATGAAGTGGGTTTTCCTGCTGAAGATATTATTTTTGACCCGAATATCTTTGCTGTTGCGACAGGTATCGAAGAGCATAACAACTATGCGGTCGACTTTATTGAGGCCGTCGCTGATATCAAACGAGATCTGCCTTATGCGATGATCTCTGGGGGGGTATCAAACGTCTCCTTCTCATTCCGTGGTAACAACTATGTTCGTGAAGCTATTCACGCAGTCTTCCTCTACCACTGTTTTAAAAACGGTATGGATATGGGGATCGTTAACGCAGGTCAGTTGGAGATCTATGACAACGTCCCAGAGAAACTTCGAGAAGCGGTAGAGGATGTGGTTCTTAACCGACGTGATGATGGCACAGAAAGACTGCTAGAAATTGCTGAAGAGTATCGCACCAATGCTGTTGGTAAAGAAGATGACGCTTCTGCTCTAGAGTGGCGTACTTGGCCGGTTGAGAAACGTCTAGAGCATGCCTTGGTGAAGGGCATCACAGAGTTTATCGTTGAAGATACAGAGGAAGCTCGAGTCAATGCGACTAAGCCACTTGAGGTGATTGAAGGCCCGCTTATGGACGGCATGAACGTGGTCGGTGATCTCTTCGGCGAGGGTAAGATGTTCTTGCCTCAGGTTGTTAAGTCAGCCCGTGTAATGAAGCAGGCAGTTGCCCATCTTGAGCCTTATATTAATGCCGAAAAACAAGCGGGAAGCTCAAACGGTAAAATCCTTCTTGCGACGGTGAAAGGTGACGTTCACGACATTGGTAAGAACATTGTTGGTGTGGTTCTGCAGTGCAATAACTATGAGATTATCGATCTCGGAGTCATGGTTCCATGTGAGAAGATCCTAAAAGTCGCTAAGGAAGAGAACGTTGACATTATCGGTCTCTCTGGCCTAATTACGCCTTCTCTAGACGAGATGGTTCATGTTGCTAAAGAGATGGAGCGACTAGACTTTGACTTACCGCTATTGATTGGCGGTGCAACCACCTCAAAAGCGCATACGGCTGTTAAAATCGAGCAAAACTACAAGAATCCAGTGGTTTATGTAAACAATGCGTCTAGAGCGGTGGGGGTATGTACCTCACTACTTTCTGATGAGCTAAGACCTAAATTTATCGAGAAACTTGATGCGGACTACGAGCGTGTTCGTGAGCAACATAGCCGCAAGAAGCCAAGAACAAAACCGGTAACGCTCGAGCAAGCTCGTGCGAATAAGGTTGCTATTGATTGGGCTAGCTACACGCCACCTCAACCTGCAAAGCCGGGGATTCATGTGTTTGATGATGTGAGTGTGGCAACACTTCGTCAATATATCGACTGGACGCCGTTCTTCATGACTTGGTCACTGGTTGGTAAATACCCGAAGATCTTAGATCATGAAGAAGTGGGCGAAGAGGCGAAGCGATTGTTCGCCGATGCTAACGAGTGGCTAGACAGAATTGAAGCGGAACAGCTGCTTAAAGTTCGCGGTATGTGTGGTTTATTCCCTGCAGCCAGTGTCGATGATGATATTGAAGTTTATACCGATGAGTCTCGCACGCAAGTCGCTAAGGTTCTGCATAACCTACGTCAACAAACCGAGAAGCCGAAAGGCTTTAACTACTGTCTGTCAGACTATATTGCGCCAAAAGGCAGTGGTAAGAAAGACTGGATTGGTGGCTTTGCGGTTACAGGTGGCATTGGAGAGCGTGAGTTAGCGGACGAGTTCAAAGCGCAGGGTGATGATTACAACGCGATCATGATTCAAGCGGTAGCAGACCGTCTTGCTGAGGCTTTTGCAGAATACCTTCATGAGCGCGTACGAAAAGACATTTGGGGTTATTCGCCGCAAGAGCAGCTCAGTAACGAGGACCTGATTCGTGAGAACTATCAAGGTATTCGTCCAGCACCAGGCTATCCAGCGTGTCCAGAGCATACTGAAAAGGGCAGTTTGTGGGACCTACTTAATGTAGAAGAGACGATTGGGATGTCACTTACGAGCAGTTACGCGATGTGGCCAGGAGCATCGGTTTCAGGATGGTATTTTTCACACCCTGACTCGCGCTACTTTGCTATCGCTCAAATACAACCCGATCAGGTAGCAAGCTATGCAGATCGTAAAGGTTGGGATCAGCTAGAAGCCGAAAAGTGGCTAGGTCCTAACATTAATGGTTAA
- a CDS encoding PilZ domain-containing protein: MKSDNEAKRKYIRWYFWMPEEPFKSQANGLAVQLKQPGWFKNKLLGRAVIKDISMGGAGVLVSNRIQIPEKVIVAIPDGDEFTADVVYQRDEGDLFTFLGLTWSDSNDARRMDLINQVQELTNLESRLQVTTEEPDKSS; the protein is encoded by the coding sequence ATGAAGTCAGATAACGAAGCAAAAAGAAAATATATTCGCTGGTACTTTTGGATGCCTGAAGAGCCATTTAAGTCGCAAGCTAATGGACTTGCTGTTCAATTGAAACAGCCTGGTTGGTTCAAAAACAAGCTATTGGGACGTGCTGTGATAAAAGATATCAGTATGGGAGGAGCTGGCGTATTAGTATCAAACCGTATTCAAATACCTGAAAAGGTCATTGTAGCGATCCCAGACGGTGATGAGTTTACAGCCGATGTTGTCTATCAACGCGATGAGGGTGACCTATTTACATTCCTTGGCCTAACTTGGTCAGATAGCAATGACGCCCGTCGTATGGACCTGATTAATCAAGTACAAGAGCTGACGAATCTAGAAAGTCGCTTGCAGGTTACAACCGAAGAGCCAGACAAGTCTTCTTAA